A single genomic interval of Lathyrus oleraceus cultivar Zhongwan6 chromosome 7, CAAS_Psat_ZW6_1.0, whole genome shotgun sequence harbors:
- the LOC127102774 gene encoding uncharacterized protein LOC127102774, translating into MESSTCNIDKGSDRAELLKMAKLIIWDEASMTHRFCFEAFDKTLKDIMGRSNCSDKLFGGKVIVFGGDFRKILPVVPRGSRSDIIHSTINSSYIWDHSVVLKLTKNMRLQQAGNTSSTSELELFSNWILKVGDGKLEEPNDGYTDIPIPNDFLISNYDDPLEAIVSETYPNFLNNYKNPEFLQSRAILAGTIETVDIINQYVLRFIPCEEKEYLSSDSVDTFDGEGNEAFDVLTPEFLNTLTTSGLPNHKIKLKIGTPIMLLRNIDQPEGLCNGTRLIVTRLANHVIEAKIISGKNIGGVIYIPRMDMTPTQSPWPFKMTRRQFPITICYAMTINKSQGQSLDYVGLYLPRSVFSHGQLYVAISRYETLAAKKKTWSDEDDNNWSNEEEDTYLLSSLFIFILRWFKGFRVPKVKSLWYHDAMDINELVLLKDDACINKMKLIALINGNVHLYVMHPIYGEEPIPSLENNVGPNDVEEDNLEDLNNGVKSNFEDLGTLKSLEDDTLDDLNNDVKGTFDDLGPFEELNNLGDKFDEG; encoded by the exons ATGGAGTCTTCTACATGTAATATCGACAAAGGTAGTGATCGTGCAGAGCTACTAAAAATGGCAAAGTTGATAATTTGGGATGAAGCTTCAATGACACACAGATTTTGTTTTGAAGCGTttgataaaacccttaaagaCATAATGGGGCGTTCCAATTGTTCTGACAAATTATTCGGAGGGAAAGTAATTGTATTTGGTGGAGATTTTCGGAAAATATTACCAGTTGTACCAAGGGGAAGCCGTTCAGATATAATACATTCTACAATAAATTCATCATACATCTGGGATCATTCTGTTGTGCTGAAGCTTACAAAGAACATGCGACTCCAACAAGCCGGCAATACTTCAAGTACATCTGAATTAGAATTGTTTTCTAATTGGATATTAAAAGTTGGCGATGGGAAATTGGAAGAACCTAACGATGGTTACACGGATATTCCTATTCCAAATGATTTCTTAATTTCTAACTATGATGATCCACTAGAAGCCATTGTTAGTGAAACATATCCGAATTTTCTTAACAATTACAAGAATCCAGAATTTTTGCAATCAAGAGCTATATTGGCAGGAACAATTGAAACGGTTGACATCATAAATCAATACGTTTTGAGATTCATACCAT GTGAAGAAAAGGAATATTTAAGTTCAGATTCTGTAGACACTTTTGACGGTGAAGGAAATGAAGCTTTTGATGTTTTGACCCCGGAATTTTTGAATACACTTACAACTTCCGGTCTACCTAACCACAAGATTAAATTGAAGATTGGGACCCCTATTATGTTGCTTCGAAACATTGATCAACCTGAAGGTCTCTGCAATGGAACAAGGCTTATAGTTACAAGATTGGCAAACCACGTTATCGAGGCAAAGATTATATCTGGAAAGAATATTGGAGGGGTTATCTATATTCCAAGAATGGATATGACTCCAACACAATCTCCGTGGCCATTCAAAATGACTAGAAGGCAATTTCCCATAACTATATGTTATGCTATGACAATTAACAAATCTCAAGGTCAGTCATTGGATTATGTTGGATTGTATTTGCCTAGAAGTGTATTTAGTCATGGTCAACTATATGTTGCAATATCAAGG TATGAAACCCTAGCTGCGAAGAAGAAGACTTGGAGCGACGAAGACGACAATAATTGGAGCAACGAAGAAGAAGATACTTATCTACTTTCATCATTGTTCATTTTCATTCTAAG GTGGTTTAAAGGATTTAGGGTACCAAAAGTGAAGAGTTTGTGGTATCATGATGCAATGGATATTAATGAGCTAGTTTTGTTGAAAGATGATGCATGCATAAATAAAATGAAATTGATAGCACTAATTAATGGGAATGTGCATTTATATGTCATGCATCCAATTTATGGGGAAGAGCCAATACCATCTCTAGAAAATAATGTAGGACCCAATGATGTAGAAGAAGACAATTTAGAAGATTTGAATAATGGTGTGAAAAGTAATTTTGAAGATTTGGGTACTTTGAAGAGTTTAGAAGATGACACATTGGATGATTTGAATAATGATGTAAAAGGAACTTTTGATGATTTGGGTCCTTTTGAAGAATTGAATAATCTAGGTGACAAGTTTGATGAAGGGTAG